A single uncultured Methanolobus sp. DNA region contains:
- a CDS encoding PGF-pre-PGF domain-containing protein, which yields MIKTIMKLSVLSALAILSLVLFITPALAAGEIAGTRSLSDTSVEVGDTVTVTVSMYILSDVIGPAIEESVPEGWNFTVKDKGGMNFNSLFTQFTYPGSLSNGDSKAVVYELTIPQGIDDGVYDITGVFTALNGTGGQYITPITIEGDTQITVGEGSSSNSALRTISADTVKAGDSFNVTIWFTANQADSTTITENVPSGWTLNEVDNDGWTVTNSDNSIEWTNTGVEAGTTSTIIYEVTVPSQTTAGQYEIAGSVDGSQGDIDIEGDSSITVTTASSSTPTSSGSSGSGGGGGGGGGSTGEEYENIAKKEVESVFINKGSDAKYEFDSEENAITFVQFNALKNSGQISTTIEVLKDRSTFVTSGAPGLVYQYMSIWVGKAGFATSDNIESPAIGFRVEKDWMEENSVTSGDMNLYRYSDDSWNKLETEIVSDDGNYVYFESQTPGFSPFAISASVTNSGSTGSGTDDRLASVQDEQESEATGDESSQEEQTASIPAVGLTGSLFVLAVAGLFVERRRSK from the coding sequence ATGATAAAAACGATAATGAAACTAAGTGTTTTAAGTGCTCTTGCAATCTTATCACTTGTATTATTCATAACTCCTGCACTGGCCGCAGGAGAAATAGCCGGAACCAGATCGCTATCCGATACTAGTGTGGAGGTTGGAGATACAGTTACTGTCACAGTCTCCATGTATATACTCAGTGATGTAATTGGCCCGGCAATTGAAGAATCTGTTCCAGAGGGATGGAATTTTACAGTAAAAGATAAGGGGGGTATGAACTTTAATTCACTTTTCACGCAGTTCACGTATCCGGGCAGTCTTTCAAATGGGGATTCGAAAGCAGTTGTATATGAATTAACGATCCCTCAAGGAATTGACGATGGCGTATATGACATCACGGGAGTGTTCACGGCGTTGAATGGAACTGGGGGACAATATATTACTCCAATCACCATTGAAGGTGATACCCAGATAACAGTAGGAGAAGGCAGTTCTTCAAATTCGGCTTTGAGGACAATATCTGCGGATACGGTTAAAGCTGGCGATTCTTTTAATGTTACGATCTGGTTTACTGCAAACCAGGCTGACAGTACGACAATTACTGAAAATGTCCCGTCAGGGTGGACTTTAAACGAAGTAGACAATGACGGGTGGACTGTTACAAATTCAGATAATTCAATCGAATGGACGAATACAGGCGTTGAGGCAGGTACGACCAGCACTATCATCTACGAAGTGACAGTTCCCTCGCAAACAACAGCCGGCCAGTATGAAATAGCCGGGTCTGTGGATGGGTCTCAGGGTGACATAGATATTGAGGGGGATTCAAGTATAACGGTAACTACAGCTTCTTCATCCACTCCAACGTCTTCAGGCAGCAGTGGAAGCGGTGGTGGTGGAGGCGGCGGTGGAGGTTCTACCGGCGAGGAATATGAGAATATTGCAAAAAAAGAGGTTGAATCTGTTTTTATTAACAAAGGTAGTGATGCCAAATACGAATTTGACTCTGAAGAGAATGCAATAACCTTTGTCCAATTCAATGCCCTCAAAAATTCAGGACAGATCTCTACTACTATAGAAGTGCTCAAAGACAGGTCAACATTTGTGACTTCCGGTGCACCCGGCTTGGTATATCAGTATATGAGTATATGGGTTGGAAAAGCAGGTTTTGCAACATCTGATAATATTGAATCACCTGCAATCGGTTTCAGGGTTGAAAAGGACTGGATGGAAGAAAACAGTGTCACTTCAGGGGACATGAATCTATATCGTTATTCTGACGATTCATGGAACAAACTTGAAACAGAAATAGTGAGCGATGATGGTAACTATGTTTACTTTGAATCCCAGACTCCCGGATTCTCTCCATTTGCGATATCTGCTTCCGTAACAAACAGTGGGTCTACTGGATCAGGAACAGACGATCGTTTAGCATCCGTGCAGGATGAACAGGAATCTGAAGCTACAGGCGATGAGAGTTCTCAGGAAGAACAAACTGCGAGCATTCCTGCTGTTGGACTGACAGGAAGTCTCTTTGTTCTTGCAGTGGCTGGATTATTTGTCGAAAGAAGAAGGAGTAAATAA
- a CDS encoding zinc ABC transporter substrate-binding protein translates to MMDKKSTLLIIGVLIAVVLLAVILSIQVDDDSKGLKIVTSVYPLGYMAQEIGGDKVQVDLLVPENTEVHSWYPSASDVLKASKADIFVYNGAGLEPWVEYSLLPALEGSNMTVVETTKGLDLSTSYEYDLTRLFIFDNDNSRTLVYDISEKNAVLVTTLPFGMNTTRHSGFFDNAPLIKNSMGSCYLFVPNPENLVVLNTGLHGDHFHDPEVITSIDAEMPRHYAISPDNEQIAFALDNEQKVLVVNTDVPGSYTKYEDKGTSSTSHATVVYDEDGLLYIGEMRTPAEENLHIIQALSGDIVTEGSAGDSPHGGVYSSFTGNVYFNGRGDTFGLVKVSRSGYEGLIPYAHNGTYLTRSWISDDGKSLISYVGDESMGLEYSSVLVYDLVNEVLEKEIKVQVQRVSVEHGWPNSVFISGSNMVALSDPNEGQVVLVNLTTGNTHDVQLEGSFPQAIRIIENEDKNTLWAVTADGNVHLIGLEEMSVIRTWELEEKLGSNNVLALVAVESMSSQVYDPHTWISPYIAIQQGERIYETIVQADPENEAYYTQRWNNLKSELSALDERYMNELASTENEYIFVTHSAYGYLASRYDFQQEGVIGISADEQPSSSAMAALVNQMIETETYFLYVDPVYSDAYVNTLKSNTESLSGKEVHVETLYLMTGNIDNKDYLEQMEANLEALRKGLGVA, encoded by the coding sequence ATGATGGATAAGAAAAGTACACTCCTGATAATAGGGGTATTAATTGCAGTTGTCCTCCTTGCTGTTATTCTTTCGATACAGGTGGATGATGATAGTAAAGGCCTGAAAATCGTAACAAGTGTATATCCTCTGGGTTACATGGCTCAGGAGATAGGAGGAGATAAGGTGCAAGTCGATCTTCTTGTTCCCGAGAACACGGAGGTCCATTCCTGGTATCCATCTGCATCGGACGTCCTTAAAGCCAGCAAAGCTGACATATTTGTATATAATGGAGCAGGTCTTGAGCCATGGGTTGAGTATAGTCTGCTGCCTGCTCTTGAGGGCAGCAACATGACAGTTGTGGAAACAACAAAAGGACTGGACCTGTCAACATCTTATGAGTACGATCTTACACGCTTATTCATATTCGATAATGACAACTCCCGTACACTTGTTTATGATATAAGTGAAAAAAATGCAGTTCTTGTCACAACCTTGCCATTTGGCATGAATACCACCCGACACAGTGGTTTTTTTGACAATGCACCACTTATTAAAAACTCCATGGGCAGCTGTTATCTGTTCGTACCTAATCCTGAAAACCTGGTGGTCCTTAACACAGGATTGCACGGGGACCACTTCCATGACCCGGAGGTCATAACTTCCATAGATGCGGAAATGCCAAGGCATTATGCTATATCCCCCGATAATGAACAGATAGCATTTGCCCTTGATAACGAACAAAAGGTGCTGGTAGTGAATACTGATGTGCCGGGCTCATATACCAAATATGAAGACAAGGGGACTTCATCAACAAGTCATGCAACTGTTGTGTATGATGAGGACGGATTGTTATATATCGGGGAAATGAGGACACCGGCAGAAGAGAACCTGCATATAATACAGGCTTTAAGTGGTGATATTGTGACCGAAGGCAGCGCAGGTGACTCTCCGCATGGTGGAGTCTATTCTTCATTTACAGGTAATGTATACTTCAACGGCAGGGGAGATACTTTTGGCCTTGTCAAGGTATCAAGATCAGGATATGAGGGCTTGATCCCATATGCCCACAACGGTACATACCTGACCCGCTCATGGATAAGCGATGATGGAAAAAGCCTGATCTCATATGTAGGCGACGAGTCCATGGGTCTTGAATACTCAAGCGTTCTTGTTTATGATCTTGTCAATGAGGTTCTTGAGAAGGAGATAAAAGTCCAGGTCCAAAGAGTATCAGTAGAACATGGCTGGCCAAATTCGGTTTTCATTAGTGGCAGCAACATGGTTGCCCTTTCAGATCCCAATGAGGGTCAGGTAGTGCTGGTTAATCTGACAACTGGAAATACTCATGATGTTCAGCTTGAGGGTTCTTTCCCTCAGGCTATAAGGATAATAGAAAATGAAGACAAAAATACGTTGTGGGCAGTGACAGCTGATGGCAACGTTCATTTGATAGGCCTGGAAGAGATGTCTGTTATCAGGACATGGGAACTTGAAGAGAAACTTGGTTCCAATAATGTGCTTGCATTGGTGGCTGTGGAATCCATGTCATCCCAGGTTTATGATCCCCATACATGGATAAGTCCGTATATTGCAATTCAGCAGGGCGAAAGAATATATGAGACAATTGTTCAGGCAGATCCTGAAAATGAAGCTTACTATACACAGAGATGGAACAACCTGAAAAGTGAACTGTCGGCTCTGGATGAAAGATACATGAATGAACTTGCCAGTACAGAAAATGAGTATATTTTCGTGACACATTCTGCATATGGATATCTTGCCAGCAGGTATGACTTCCAGCAGGAAGGAGTTATCGGTATATCGGCAGATGAGCAACCAAGCTCCTCGGCCATGGCAGCTCTTGTTAATCAGATGATAGAAACTGAGACTTACTTCCTGTATGTCGATCCGGTCTATTCTGATGCATATGTAAATACATTAAAAAGCAACACTGAGAGTCTGAGCGGGAAGGAAGTACATGTTGAGACCCTCTATCTTATGACCGGGAATATTGACAATAAAGACTATCTGGAGCAGATGGAAGCAAATCTTGAAGCCCTCAGGAAAGGGCTCGGAGTCGCATGA
- a CDS encoding metal ABC transporter ATP-binding protein, whose translation MISNKKTSEVVLKVNELDVSRGNSNVIRKASFSIHKGDYVGIIGPNGGGKTTLILSILGEIEHEKGSIELFGQNTASFTQWDKVAYIPQNAIEFDYHFPLSVKELVSLGRVRKSNIFRRLNSKDWEKVNEAMELMGISDLADRRIGQLSGGQKQRAFVAKALVRDPEVIFLDEPITGMDFETQERFYMTLSNLNLHKKLTILVVSHDLTAVFCRMSRVICVNHKVHDSEIRPDLDPNDFLQEAYGEHFHFVFHDHKCQGDFNGA comes from the coding sequence ATGATCAGCAATAAAAAGACTTCAGAAGTTGTACTCAAAGTCAATGAACTGGATGTTTCCAGAGGTAACAGCAATGTTATCCGGAAGGCGAGCTTTTCCATTCATAAGGGTGACTATGTTGGAATAATCGGTCCCAATGGCGGGGGTAAAACAACTTTGATCTTAAGCATACTAGGTGAGATCGAGCATGAAAAAGGAAGTATTGAATTGTTCGGTCAGAATACTGCCAGTTTTACCCAATGGGATAAAGTGGCTTACATTCCGCAGAATGCCATCGAATTTGATTACCATTTTCCTTTAAGTGTCAAAGAACTTGTTTCTTTAGGACGGGTCAGAAAATCGAATATATTCAGGAGACTAAATTCAAAGGACTGGGAGAAGGTCAATGAAGCAATGGAACTTATGGGTATATCCGATCTTGCAGACCGAAGGATTGGACAACTTTCAGGAGGACAGAAACAAAGAGCATTTGTTGCAAAGGCTCTTGTAAGAGACCCTGAAGTTATTTTTTTGGATGAGCCAATAACAGGAATGGATTTTGAGACGCAGGAGCGGTTCTATATGACCCTGAGCAACCTGAATCTTCATAAGAAATTAACCATCCTGGTTGTATCCCACGATCTGACGGCCGTATTCTGTCGTATGTCAAGGGTGATCTGTGTAAATCATAAGGTTCACGATTCTGAGATAAGACCTGACCTTGATCCTAATGATTTCCTGCAGGAAGCTTATGGGGAACATTTCCACTTTGTATTCCACGATCATAAATGCCAGGGTGATTTCAATGGTGCTTGA
- a CDS encoding metal ABC transporter permease gives MGNISTLYSTIINARVISMVLDLFLGDLPQLLRMPFFQMALIGGCLISLICSTMGLFIVLRKESMIGDSVAHTAFGGIALGLLIGTDPIFTAMIISILSLLGISYMRSKGIAESDSAMAIMLAGGFSLGLIVISIAGGFNVALMDYLFGSILTITMDDMILICVLGIAVFAVMMLLYKELLAITFDERASWMNGIPVSGISVVFNILMGITIVLSIKVVGIILVVALIVIPALTALQLEQSFRNTVIYSMTFGLFSMVAGIIISGIMDVAAAGVIVFTGILMFLMVTSYKRLSKT, from the coding sequence ATGGGGAACATTTCCACTTTGTATTCCACGATCATAAATGCCAGGGTGATTTCAATGGTGCTTGATCTTTTTCTTGGTGATCTTCCTCAATTGTTGAGGATGCCTTTTTTCCAGATGGCACTGATAGGTGGATGCCTGATATCCCTGATATGTTCTACAATGGGCCTTTTCATAGTCCTGAGGAAAGAATCAATGATAGGCGATAGTGTAGCTCACACTGCCTTTGGGGGGATAGCTCTTGGACTTCTGATAGGTACCGATCCTATATTCACTGCGATGATCATCTCGATTCTTTCGCTTCTCGGTATATCTTATATGAGAAGCAAAGGTATTGCAGAATCAGATTCAGCTATGGCTATCATGCTTGCAGGAGGATTTTCTCTCGGACTTATAGTCATCAGCATTGCAGGAGGTTTTAATGTTGCTCTTATGGACTATCTTTTCGGTTCTATACTGACCATCACAATGGATGATATGATCCTTATATGCGTATTAGGGATTGCAGTTTTTGCAGTTATGATGCTATTGTACAAGGAACTACTGGCAATCACATTCGATGAAAGGGCTTCCTGGATGAATGGTATCCCGGTTTCCGGTATTTCTGTTGTTTTCAATATACTCATGGGCATAACAATAGTGCTCTCAATAAAAGTGGTGGGAATTATCCTTGTAGTTGCACTTATTGTCATTCCTGCCCTTACAGCGCTGCAACTGGAGCAATCATTCCGCAATACCGTCATATATAGCATGACCTTCGGTCTTTTCAGCATGGTCGCAGGAATCATCATCTCCGGGATAATGGATGTAGCAGCAGCAGGGGTGATTGTGTTTACAGGTATCCTTATGTTCCTTATGGTAACTAGTTATAAACGCCTGAGTAAAACATGA
- a CDS encoding CbiX/SirB N-terminal domain-containing protein produces the protein MKKKQKAISKTITAVLVVFMMVLVTGLPAGASNSSATEKVGVLILAHGSTSESWCDSVRTAVDDTNIDYPIEIGFLEMVDNETIPDAVDKLDEQGVTKIIAVPLFISSSSGHIDEIRYILGLTEEAPEAGLVQVDTDSEIVMTDAMDDHSFIAKIIADRASELVQDAENETVVIALHGSTGEELNGWIESSASLADKAKLILRHSMGINIENVTYGFINVDDSNEELAGYEISKVVSNVSENSHPVVIPVFVCEGYYTNTKIPRLLEETDYSYPDEGSRALIPHNMVGDWIEVMVAKELSYPEISIYDDGNLEIISLEDLPEVCLCGICAYRTSLEAFSYGEVWDGVAQRGDISIISAHPSDGHESTFLYILGDLTDDYAIEAPEGTDETHLTPQNYAYRFIQKSTGDYVDVSISDDVFYDRMYDLRTKAKLGTASTDEKLAFQLLKSMMQEKMTYGPSDELFDVTVSISDALTISSGWDFISVPYELEDASIDSVFSDVDYDVLLYYNTESGMWEQGGADFTELEPLKAYWIKNSQGYAQLVSGEKLEPEVPAVPATITLHPGWNAVGYSDASDSLSAEMTLQSMDDSYSLIKGSYNSADMSYGYVGHNGETGIISGSHVGTDAFEMSPYNGYWVLVTQETTLYGF, from the coding sequence ATGAAAAAAAAGCAAAAAGCAATTTCAAAGACCATTACAGCCGTTCTGGTGGTCTTTATGATGGTATTGGTGACAGGATTGCCTGCAGGTGCCAGCAACTCTTCTGCAACTGAAAAAGTAGGAGTCCTTATACTGGCCCACGGAAGCACAAGTGAAAGCTGGTGTGACTCGGTCAGAACCGCAGTAGATGATACAAATATTGATTATCCAATTGAGATTGGTTTCCTTGAAATGGTGGACAATGAAACCATCCCGGATGCAGTCGATAAACTGGATGAGCAGGGAGTAACAAAGATCATAGCTGTTCCGCTGTTCATCTCATCCAGCAGTGGTCATATTGATGAGATCCGGTACATCCTTGGTCTCACAGAGGAAGCTCCTGAAGCCGGATTGGTACAGGTAGACACGGATTCTGAAATAGTGATGACAGATGCAATGGATGATCACTCGTTCATTGCAAAAATAATAGCAGACCGTGCTTCCGAATTAGTGCAGGATGCAGAGAATGAAACCGTGGTCATTGCGTTACATGGCTCCACAGGTGAAGAGCTGAACGGATGGATCGAAAGCTCTGCTTCCCTGGCAGACAAGGCAAAACTCATCCTGAGGCACAGTATGGGAATCAACATAGAGAATGTTACATATGGATTCATCAACGTGGATGACTCCAACGAGGAACTTGCAGGCTATGAGATAAGCAAGGTAGTTAGCAACGTATCTGAAAATTCTCACCCGGTAGTTATTCCTGTGTTTGTATGTGAAGGATACTACACAAATACTAAAATACCCCGTCTTCTGGAAGAAACAGATTACAGTTATCCGGATGAAGGCTCAAGAGCGCTTATTCCTCACAATATGGTTGGTGACTGGATAGAGGTAATGGTTGCAAAAGAGCTTTCCTATCCTGAGATATCAATTTATGACGATGGAAATCTGGAAATAATTTCCCTTGAAGATCTGCCGGAAGTATGTCTTTGCGGAATATGCGCATACCGCACTTCCCTTGAAGCATTCTCATATGGGGAGGTATGGGATGGAGTTGCACAAAGAGGCGACATTAGCATAATCAGCGCCCATCCTTCTGATGGACATGAATCTACTTTCCTCTATATACTCGGTGATCTGACTGATGATTATGCAATTGAAGCACCGGAAGGTACTGATGAAACCCATCTTACACCGCAGAACTATGCTTACAGGTTCATTCAGAAATCAACCGGCGATTACGTGGATGTTTCTATCAGTGATGATGTATTCTATGACCGGATGTATGACCTGAGAACTAAAGCAAAACTCGGTACTGCAAGTACTGATGAGAAGCTTGCTTTCCAGTTGCTCAAATCCATGATGCAGGAAAAAATGACATACGGCCCTTCAGATGAACTGTTCGATGTAACCGTATCTATCTCAGATGCACTAACCATCTCATCAGGGTGGGATTTCATATCAGTTCCTTATGAGCTTGAGGATGCATCCATTGATTCTGTATTTTCAGACGTGGATTATGATGTGCTGCTTTATTACAATACAGAATCCGGCATGTGGGAGCAGGGCGGTGCAGATTTCACGGAACTGGAACCACTCAAAGCTTACTGGATAAAGAATTCCCAGGGATATGCACAGCTTGTGTCAGGTGAAAAACTCGAACCTGAAGTACCTGCTGTGCCAGCAACAATAACATTGCATCCCGGCTGGAATGCTGTTGGGTATAGTGATGCATCAGACTCCCTTTCCGCAGAAATGACCCTCCAGTCAATGGATGATTCATATTCATTGATAAAAGGGTCCTACAATTCTGCAGATATGAGCTACGGATATGTCGGTCACAATGGTGAAACCGGTATTATTTCCGGTAGTCATGTGGGTACTGATGCTTTTGAGATGTCTCCCTACAACGGATACTGGGTTCTGGTGACACAGGAAACAACATTGTACGGATTCTGA
- a CDS encoding class I SAM-dependent methyltransferase, whose product MRESLIPKIRPQISDDIAETLFITLYMRSQETKHPRAIIKDPLAEKLVRKIDYDFSKFSKGKMSGIGTSIRVRHFDSKVSDFIEKHQQPVVVLVGCGLDTRYQRLSNSKKAVFYELDLPEVIKLRQVLLPAESNQTYLSASMLDTEWMDMLQSAHPQGNFIFVIEGVLMYFPEDHVKTVICNIAGRFPGSEIHFDAMSEWACKHSKWHDTIKHVKADFVWGLKNAAEIECWHSGIKHRETLYYMDIEKKRWGMKGYAMSLIPGLRKASCILHYDVVS is encoded by the coding sequence ATGAGAGAATCTTTAATTCCTAAGATCAGGCCTCAGATATCAGATGATATTGCTGAGACTTTATTTATTACTCTATATATGCGGAGTCAGGAGACAAAACATCCCAGAGCAATTATCAAAGACCCGCTTGCTGAAAAGCTTGTCAGGAAAATAGATTATGACTTTTCAAAATTCAGCAAAGGCAAAATGAGTGGTATAGGGACTTCCATAAGAGTTCGCCACTTTGATAGTAAAGTGTCTGATTTTATTGAAAAGCACCAACAGCCTGTAGTTGTTCTGGTGGGTTGCGGACTTGATACGCGTTACCAGAGACTTTCCAATAGTAAAAAGGCTGTTTTCTATGAGCTTGATCTCCCTGAAGTGATCAAACTGAGGCAAGTCCTTTTGCCGGCAGAGTCAAACCAGACATATCTGAGTGCTTCAATGCTTGATACAGAATGGATGGACATGCTTCAATCCGCACATCCGCAGGGAAATTTCATTTTTGTTATCGAAGGGGTATTGATGTATTTCCCCGAAGACCATGTCAAAACTGTGATATGTAATATTGCCGGACGTTTTCCAGGATCTGAAATTCACTTTGATGCTATGAGTGAATGGGCATGCAAACATTCAAAGTGGCATGATACTATAAAGCATGTTAAAGCGGATTTTGTATGGGGTCTGAAAAATGCTGCGGAAATAGAGTGCTGGCACTCGGGTATCAAACATCGTGAGACTCTCTATTATATGGACATTGAGAAAAAAAGGTGGGGCATGAAAGGCTATGCAATGAGCCTTATCCCCGGGTTAAGAAAAGCTTCATGTATTCTTCATTATGATGTTGTTTCATAA